The Fictibacillus arsenicus genome contains a region encoding:
- a CDS encoding potassium channel family protein, whose amino-acid sequence MLRIYHTYLRLPMLVRLGIILILILYSSAVLAHFFEKKTFPTIFEAFYWAVITAGTVGYGDYAPYTFEVRLLAILLVFLGGSFLAFSTIHFASAVVKKENRFFEGKNMYKNKDHFIIVGWNERARNTIYAIMESIETSEIVLIDDSLKSNPLYQEGVHFVQGKASEDQIWIKANIQKAQIVLITADDNLKESNADMNTIISILTARGLNERVLIHAEILTSEQTTNAIRAGANYIIQTSSLAANEMVNSLYNKLIQK is encoded by the coding sequence ATGCTCAGAATTTATCATACCTATTTAAGGCTGCCTATGCTGGTTAGACTGGGCATCATTCTAATTCTTATCTTGTATTCGAGCGCTGTTTTAGCACACTTCTTTGAAAAAAAGACATTCCCGACTATTTTTGAAGCTTTTTATTGGGCAGTCATTACTGCTGGAACTGTAGGTTATGGTGATTATGCCCCTTACACATTTGAGGTTAGATTGCTCGCAATCCTCCTTGTATTTTTAGGCGGGTCTTTTTTAGCTTTTTCAACAATACATTTTGCGAGTGCTGTAGTAAAGAAAGAAAATCGCTTTTTTGAGGGGAAAAATATGTACAAAAATAAAGATCATTTTATCATTGTTGGATGGAACGAACGTGCGCGCAACACAATTTATGCCATCATGGAAAGTATAGAAACTTCTGAAATTGTTCTTATTGATGATTCGCTAAAATCGAATCCGCTATATCAAGAGGGCGTCCATTTTGTTCAAGGAAAAGCGAGTGAGGATCAAATATGGATAAAAGCGAATATTCAAAAAGCACAAATTGTACTAATTACAGCTGATGACAACTTAAAAGAATCTAATGCTGACATGAATACAATTATATCAATACTAACTGCCAGGGGACTTAATGAACGAGTTCTGATACACGCTGAAATACTTACTTCCGAACAAACAACAAATGCAATTCGGGCGGGAGCAAATTATATTATTCAAACTTCAAGCCTGGCAGCTAATGAAATGGTCAATAGCTTATATAATAAACTTATACAAAAATAG
- a CDS encoding YugN-like family protein, with product MKPIKSKLENEMIALNEAEDVLKSMGFSYGGNWDYDHGYFDYKLDDEEGYTFLRIPFKAVEGELDKRDTTVQMGEPFLLAHKYQIGLDDHAGAGNLSGSVNQFSEPQDPDAIIDKKWIGIAKELVQKAEAQLLK from the coding sequence ATGAAACCGATAAAAAGCAAACTTGAAAACGAAATGATTGCATTGAATGAAGCGGAAGATGTTCTCAAGAGCATGGGTTTTTCTTACGGAGGCAATTGGGATTATGACCATGGCTATTTTGATTATAAACTTGATGATGAAGAAGGGTACACATTTTTAAGAATCCCATTTAAGGCTGTTGAAGGAGAGCTTGATAAAAGAGATACTACTGTTCAAATGGGTGAGCCTTTTTTATTAGCACATAAATATCAGATTGGTCTTGATGATCATGCAGGAGCGGGGAACTTATCCGGGAGTGTAAATCAATTTTCAGAGCCGCAGGACCCGGATGCTATTATTGATAAAAAGTGGATCGGCATAGCTAAAGAACTCGTTCAAAAAGCTGAAGCACAGTTACTAAAATAA
- a CDS encoding glucose-6-phosphate isomerase, with product MTKKLSFDYSKALSFIGQHEVDYLTGAVKTAHEAIHEKTGAGNDFLGWVDLPENYDREEFSRIVKSAEKIKSDSDVLIVVGIGGSYLGARAAIEMLNHSFYNLLSKEDRKTPQVFFAGQNISSTYVKELFDVLKDRDVSVNVISKSGTTTEPAIAFRIFRKFLEEKYGKEEARKRIYATTDKAQGALKTLANEEGYESFVIPDDVGGRYSVLTAVGLLPIAVSGVNIEEMMNGAKDASVDFNNPNLAENIAYQYAAVRNALYNKGKTIELMVNYEPGLHYVSEWWKQLYGESEGKDYKGIYPASVDFTTDLHSMGQYVQEGRRDLFETVLYVDSAREELTIEEDDQNLDKLNFLAGQTMDFVNKKAFQGTLLAHTDGGVPNLIVNIPEMSPYHFGYMVYFFEKACAVSGYLLGVNPFDQPGVEAYKKNMFALLGKPGFEKEKEELEKRL from the coding sequence ATGACAAAAAAGCTGAGTTTTGATTATAGCAAAGCCCTTTCTTTTATTGGGCAGCATGAAGTTGATTACCTTACGGGAGCTGTTAAAACAGCACATGAGGCAATCCACGAAAAAACAGGTGCAGGCAATGATTTTTTAGGCTGGGTAGATCTGCCTGAAAATTATGACCGCGAAGAGTTCAGCCGAATCGTTAAAAGTGCTGAAAAGATTAAAAGTGATTCTGATGTTTTGATTGTTGTTGGAATCGGAGGCTCATATTTAGGAGCGCGAGCAGCGATTGAAATGTTAAATCATTCTTTCTACAACCTGTTATCCAAAGAAGACCGTAAGACTCCGCAAGTTTTCTTTGCTGGACAAAACATCTCATCAACGTATGTAAAAGAGCTTTTTGATGTATTAAAGGATAGAGATGTTTCTGTAAATGTTATCTCTAAATCTGGTACTACAACAGAACCGGCAATCGCGTTCCGTATCTTTAGAAAGTTCTTAGAAGAAAAATACGGAAAAGAAGAAGCACGCAAGCGTATCTATGCAACAACAGACAAAGCGCAAGGTGCATTAAAAACATTAGCTAACGAAGAAGGCTATGAGTCATTCGTTATTCCTGACGATGTTGGTGGACGTTATTCTGTTTTAACAGCTGTTGGACTTTTACCGATCGCTGTAAGCGGAGTTAACATTGAGGAAATGATGAATGGTGCTAAAGATGCTTCCGTTGATTTTAACAATCCAAACCTTGCAGAAAACATCGCTTACCAGTATGCTGCTGTTCGAAATGCATTATATAACAAAGGCAAGACGATTGAGCTCATGGTGAACTATGAACCAGGTCTCCACTACGTTTCTGAATGGTGGAAACAGCTTTATGGCGAAAGTGAAGGTAAGGACTACAAAGGAATTTATCCTGCTTCTGTAGACTTTACAACTGATCTGCATTCAATGGGACAATACGTTCAAGAAGGACGCCGTGACCTTTTTGAAACAGTACTTTATGTGGATTCAGCACGTGAAGAGTTAACGATCGAAGAAGATGATCAAAACTTGGACAAGCTGAACTTCTTAGCTGGTCAAACAATGGATTTTGTTAATAAGAAAGCTTTCCAAGGCACACTTCTTGCGCATACAGACGGCGGAGTTCCTAACTTAATCGTGAACATTCCAGAAATGTCACCATACCATTTTGGCTATATGGTTTATTTCTTTGAAAAAGCATGTGCGGTCAGCGGATATCTTTTAGGAGTGAATCCATTTGATCAGCCAGGTGTAGAAGCATACAAGAAGAATATGTTTGCCCTTTTAGGCAAACCTGGATTTGAAAAAGAAAAAGAAGAGCTAGAGAAGCGTTTATAA
- a CDS encoding iron-containing alcohol dehydrogenase, with the protein MNEYIYYNPTRLVFGKNQIKTLKDELGRYGKKVLVVYGGGSIKRNGLYDEVMNELNKMGMEVSELSGVEPNPRLTTVKRGVDLCKENNIECLLAVGGGSVIDCTKAIAAGAKYDGDVWDLITLKAQPQEALPFGTVLTLAATGSEMNSGSVITNWETQEKYGWGSPLVFPKFSILDPTYTFSVPKDQTIYGIVDMMSHVLEQYFHNAENTPLQDRFAESILLTVMETAPKLLEDLENYELRETILYNGTMALNGTLQMGLRGDWGSHNIEHAVSAVYDIPHAGGLAILFPNWMRHNVDTNVDRFKQLAVRVFGVETEGKSDKEAALEGIDRLSAFWTSLGAPNALADYDIDSSKLDLIADKAMARGEFGNFSKQNKEDVLNILKMSL; encoded by the coding sequence ATGAATGAATATATATATTACAACCCGACCCGTTTAGTATTCGGCAAAAATCAGATTAAGACTCTTAAAGATGAACTTGGCCGTTACGGTAAAAAAGTACTCGTTGTCTATGGCGGAGGAAGCATTAAACGCAACGGATTATATGATGAAGTGATGAATGAGTTAAATAAGATGGGGATGGAAGTAAGCGAGCTTTCTGGAGTAGAACCTAATCCGCGGCTGACTACTGTAAAAAGAGGGGTAGACCTCTGTAAAGAAAACAATATTGAATGCTTATTGGCAGTAGGCGGCGGAAGTGTGATCGATTGTACAAAAGCGATTGCAGCGGGAGCAAAATATGATGGAGATGTTTGGGACCTAATCACTCTAAAAGCTCAGCCTCAAGAAGCTCTTCCTTTTGGTACAGTTCTCACATTAGCTGCTACTGGATCAGAGATGAACTCCGGATCAGTAATCACGAATTGGGAGACACAAGAGAAATATGGCTGGGGAAGCCCATTAGTATTCCCGAAATTCTCCATTTTGGATCCAACCTATACTTTCTCTGTTCCAAAAGATCAAACGATTTACGGAATTGTAGATATGATGTCCCACGTATTAGAACAATACTTTCATAATGCAGAAAATACTCCTTTGCAAGACCGTTTTGCCGAATCGATTTTATTAACGGTTATGGAAACGGCACCTAAGCTGCTAGAGGATCTAGAAAATTATGAACTGCGTGAAACTATTCTTTACAATGGAACGATGGCTCTTAATGGAACCCTCCAAATGGGTCTTCGCGGTGACTGGGGAAGCCATAATATAGAGCATGCTGTTTCTGCTGTATATGACATTCCTCACGCTGGCGGCTTAGCTATTCTTTTTCCAAATTGGATGAGACATAACGTAGACACAAATGTAGACAGGTTTAAACAGCTTGCTGTTCGAGTATTTGGTGTAGAAACAGAAGGGAAATCAGATAAAGAAGCCGCGTTGGAAGGTATTGACCGTTTATCAGCATTTTGGACATCACTAGGTGCACCAAATGCCTTAGCGGATTATGATATTGACAGTTCGAAACTTGATTTGATAGCCGATAAAGCAATGGCTAGAGGTGAGTTTGGCAACTTTAGCAAGCAAAATAAAGAAGACGTATTAAACATTTTAAAAATGTCATTATAA
- a CDS encoding DUF378 domain-containing protein produces the protein MSGLQRFALALVIVGAINWGLIGFFQFDLVAAIFGGQDTALARIVYGLVGLSGLYCLTLLFKPSEELSGERTPEHNRV, from the coding sequence ATGAGTGGATTACAGCGATTTGCGCTGGCATTAGTAATTGTAGGAGCAATCAATTGGGGACTAATCGGATTTTTTCAGTTTGATCTTGTTGCAGCCATTTTCGGCGGGCAGGACACTGCTTTAGCTCGTATCGTATACGGACTTGTTGGTTTATCCGGCTTGTACTGTTTAACATTATTATTTAAGCCTTCTGAAGAATTAAGCGGTGAAAGAACTCCTGAACATAATCGGGTTTGA
- the yugI gene encoding S1 domain-containing post-transcriptional regulator GSP13 has translation MNFEVGSIVEGKVTGIKPFGAFVALNDNVQGLVHISEVSHGFVKDINDALSVGDVVSVKILSVDEDSKKISLSIRQTQEAPAPAPKKERRPGGFNNNKKSSSNNNQDANKGFNTLEAKLKDWLKESTDRQAQLNKRLKK, from the coding sequence ATGAATTTTGAAGTAGGTAGCATTGTTGAAGGTAAAGTTACAGGCATTAAGCCTTTTGGTGCGTTTGTTGCATTAAATGATAATGTACAAGGTCTTGTGCATATTTCTGAAGTTTCCCATGGCTTCGTTAAAGATATTAATGACGCTTTAAGTGTTGGCGACGTTGTGTCAGTAAAGATTCTTTCTGTTGACGAAGACAGCAAGAAAATTTCACTTTCCATCCGACAAACACAAGAAGCACCAGCGCCAGCACCGAAAAAAGAGCGCCGTCCTGGTGGTTTCAACAACAACAAGAAAAGCAGCAGCAATAACAATCAAGACGCTAACAAAGGTTTCAACACTCTTGAAGCAAAGCTTAAAGACTGGTTGAAAGAGTCAACTGATCGTCAGGCTCAACTTAATAAGCGCCTTAAAAAATAA
- the asnB gene encoding asparagine synthase (glutamine-hydrolyzing), whose translation MCGFIGYMLNTPDTAEQQETEKLIEMTNIITHRGPDDSGHFVDQYVRFGFRRLSIIDLESGKQPLSYEDDRYWIIFNGEIYNYVEIRKDLEEKGFEFKTHSDTEVILALFSERREEAMKELRGMFGFLIWDKETKELFGARDPFGIKPFFYLEDEEGLYCASEKKSITLAKQDQQVDAEALHHYLTYQFVPEPMTLTKGIKKLEPGHYFVKKAGRPLKIKSYWKPNFTTKDMTLEEAKDEIRSVMRDSVKIHMRSDVPVGAFLSGGIDSSAIVAMASELHPSLKTFTVGFEREGFSEIDVAVQTAAALNVENIHYLVKPEEFIRELPKIIWHMDDPVADPAAVPLYFVAREAAKHVTVVLSGEGADELFGGYNIYHEPHSLRHLSSMPKGITKGLAAIANVLPEGLKGKSFLERGSMTIEERYIGNAKMFSEYEKSKLLKDYRSAYNYKNVTKPLYDQAAAFHDVHKMQYIDLHTWMRGDILVKADKMTMAHSLELRVPFLDKEVFKIASSLHPNLTVTNGTTKYALREAMQGIVPDSVLHRRKLGFPVPIRHWLKNEMYDWAKQLILSSDTDQYLNKDTVLHLLEGHRAGRGDYSRKIWTVLMFMLWHQINIEKRYNFGKNEMYNPSIGQELTLTGR comes from the coding sequence ATGTGCGGCTTTATTGGATATATGTTAAATACACCTGACACTGCTGAGCAGCAGGAAACTGAAAAATTAATTGAGATGACAAACATCATTACACACAGAGGTCCGGATGATAGTGGACACTTTGTTGATCAATATGTCCGCTTTGGATTTCGCCGCTTAAGCATCATCGACCTAGAAAGCGGTAAACAGCCTTTATCATATGAAGATGATCGTTATTGGATCATTTTTAATGGAGAAATCTATAATTATGTTGAAATAAGGAAAGATCTTGAAGAAAAAGGATTTGAGTTTAAAACACACTCTGATACTGAAGTTATACTTGCTCTTTTTAGCGAAAGACGGGAAGAGGCAATGAAAGAACTTCGAGGTATGTTCGGATTTTTAATCTGGGATAAAGAAACAAAAGAGCTTTTTGGTGCGCGGGATCCATTTGGAATTAAACCGTTCTTTTATTTAGAGGATGAAGAAGGCTTGTACTGTGCTTCCGAAAAGAAAAGCATCACCCTGGCAAAACAAGATCAGCAAGTAGATGCTGAAGCACTGCATCACTATTTAACTTATCAATTTGTTCCTGAGCCGATGACTTTAACAAAAGGAATCAAGAAACTCGAACCAGGGCATTATTTTGTAAAAAAAGCAGGCAGACCTTTAAAAATCAAGTCATATTGGAAGCCTAATTTCACAACAAAAGATATGACTCTTGAAGAAGCAAAAGATGAAATTCGATCTGTAATGCGTGACTCCGTAAAGATTCACATGCGTTCAGATGTTCCTGTAGGCGCATTCTTATCTGGCGGGATAGATTCCAGTGCAATTGTGGCAATGGCAAGTGAACTTCATCCCTCACTTAAAACTTTTACTGTAGGATTTGAAAGAGAAGGTTTCAGTGAGATCGATGTTGCAGTGCAAACAGCTGCTGCATTGAACGTTGAAAACATTCATTACTTGGTAAAACCTGAAGAGTTTATTAGGGAGCTTCCGAAGATAATCTGGCATATGGATGATCCAGTTGCAGATCCAGCGGCGGTTCCATTGTATTTTGTGGCTCGCGAAGCTGCAAAGCATGTGACGGTAGTATTATCAGGTGAGGGAGCAGATGAGCTTTTTGGTGGATATAACATCTACCATGAACCACACTCTTTACGTCATTTGTCTTCCATGCCAAAAGGAATAACGAAAGGACTTGCTGCAATTGCAAACGTACTTCCTGAGGGGCTTAAAGGCAAAAGCTTCTTGGAGCGGGGAAGCATGACGATTGAAGAGCGTTATATTGGAAACGCTAAGATGTTTTCAGAATATGAAAAAAGTAAACTGCTGAAAGATTATCGGTCAGCTTATAATTATAAAAATGTGACAAAACCTTTATATGATCAAGCTGCAGCGTTTCATGATGTACACAAAATGCAGTATATCGACCTTCATACATGGATGCGAGGAGATATACTCGTAAAAGCAGATAAGATGACAATGGCTCATTCATTGGAACTGCGAGTACCGTTCTTAGATAAAGAAGTGTTTAAGATTGCTTCAAGTCTGCATCCTAATCTTACAGTAACAAACGGAACTACTAAATATGCCTTAAGAGAGGCTATGCAAGGTATTGTACCTGATAGCGTTCTTCACCGCAGAAAGTTAGGATTTCCTGTTCCGATCAGGCACTGGCTGAAAAATGAAATGTATGATTGGGCTAAACAACTGATTTTATCGAGTGATACGGATCAATATTTAAATAAGGATACAGTACTTCACCTACTTGAAGGACACCGTGCTGGAAGAGGAGATTACAGCAGGAAGATATGGACGGTACTGATGTTCATGCTATGGCATCAGATAAATATTGAGAAAAGATACAATTTCGGGAAGAACGAAATGTACAATCCTAGTATAGGACAGGAATTAACACTAACCGGCCGTTAA
- a CDS encoding class II fumarate hydratase: MDKFRIAKDTLGEVKVPEDVYYGAQTQRAVNNFPISGLRLPFSFIKAQAIIKASAAAANKECGVLNAKKADCIIQAAEEIINGKWNEQFVVDVYQAGAGTSQNMNVNEVIASRAAEILGGKKGDFSLVHPNDDVNMSQSTNDTIPTAIHISIAGQLYETLYPAIDHLLEVLEEKEKEFHSVVKAGRTHLQDAVPIRLGSEFKGYKGAVLSVKNALKEAEKYLFDLGLGGNAVGTGINAHEKYAVLAIKEIAKRTKLPFTQSENTYMFMQNTNAAIRISGHLRELAVHLIKISSDLRLLSSGPRTGLAEITLPAVQPGSSIMPGKINPVILENLYMICSQVIGNDSCVTTAAIGSQLEINPMMPVIGYNVLQSITIISNGMNVFTDKCLKGISANKERIKEWLDQSLSLVTALNPHIGYEKAAALAKESFETGKTLKELLIEKKLFTPEEAERILDPNSMI, translated from the coding sequence GTGGATAAATTTCGAATTGCTAAGGACACGTTAGGTGAAGTTAAAGTACCTGAAGATGTTTATTATGGTGCCCAGACCCAAAGAGCGGTAAATAATTTTCCGATAAGCGGTCTCAGACTGCCTTTTTCTTTTATTAAAGCACAAGCGATCATCAAAGCCAGTGCTGCCGCGGCCAATAAAGAATGCGGTGTATTAAACGCTAAAAAAGCGGACTGTATTATTCAGGCAGCTGAAGAGATCATCAATGGAAAATGGAATGAACAATTCGTTGTAGATGTGTACCAGGCGGGTGCAGGTACTTCACAAAATATGAATGTGAATGAAGTCATCGCATCACGAGCAGCTGAAATACTAGGAGGCAAAAAAGGAGATTTTAGTCTCGTTCATCCAAACGATGATGTGAATATGTCACAGTCTACAAACGACACAATTCCAACTGCTATACATATCTCAATTGCGGGTCAGCTTTATGAAACACTGTATCCTGCTATAGATCATTTACTAGAAGTCTTGGAAGAAAAAGAAAAGGAATTTCATTCAGTTGTTAAAGCAGGCCGTACACATTTGCAGGACGCGGTTCCTATCAGGCTGGGGAGTGAATTTAAAGGATATAAAGGAGCTGTTCTATCTGTAAAAAACGCTTTAAAAGAGGCAGAAAAGTATTTATTTGACTTAGGATTAGGCGGAAATGCAGTAGGAACCGGAATTAATGCCCATGAAAAGTATGCAGTTTTAGCTATTAAAGAGATTGCGAAACGGACGAAGCTTCCATTCACACAAAGTGAAAACACGTATATGTTTATGCAAAATACCAATGCTGCGATCCGAATCAGCGGCCACCTGAGAGAACTAGCGGTTCATCTTATAAAGATCTCAAGTGATCTGCGTCTATTGAGCAGCGGGCCAAGAACTGGACTTGCAGAAATAACCCTGCCAGCGGTCCAGCCAGGTTCCTCTATAATGCCAGGCAAAATCAATCCAGTCATTCTAGAAAATTTATATATGATTTGCTCACAGGTAATTGGAAATGATTCATGTGTAACAACTGCTGCCATCGGAAGCCAGCTTGAAATCAATCCAATGATGCCTGTAATTGGCTATAACGTTTTACAATCTATTACGATCATAAGCAATGGTATGAATGTATTTACGGATAAATGCTTGAAAGGAATCAGCGCGAATAAAGAGAGAATTAAAGAGTGGCTGGATCAAAGTCTTTCACTGGTAACAGCACTAAATCCTCATATCGGATATGAAAAGGCAGCTGCATTGGCAAAAGAAAGCTTTGAAACAGGGAAAACTTTGAAAGAACTTTTGATTGAAAAAAAATTATTCACACCGGAGGAAGCAGAACGTATTTTAGATCCGAACTCAATGATTTAA
- a CDS encoding sporulation protein YjcZ, giving the protein MAFPYYPYYYPYAGGYGYGGYGYGWIWAVIIILFILILIFGGWWWWNTRD; this is encoded by the coding sequence ATGGCATTTCCATATTATCCTTACTATTACCCGTATGCAGGTGGCTACGGTTATGGCGGCTATGGCTACGGTTGGATCTGGGCTGTAATAATAATCTTGTTTATTCTCATCTTGATATTTGGTGGCTGGTGGTGGTGGAACACCAGAGATTAA
- a CDS encoding alpha/beta fold hydrolase → MAVNKEHPFVPGYRLNVNNVEIYYEYFDHENPDAKVIVLVHGFLSSTISFRKLLPYLTKEYKVIALDLPGFGQSEKSTSFIYKLSNYGQLIIDFLDKLNIQDVILIGHSMGGQICMHAARKAPKRIKKLILLGCCSYVKRASRSLIACSYLPLFTWGMKSWIQKKDVKQNLLAVLHDSKLVTQEMIDGYSKPISEAAFINCLIRLLRHREGDMSSEELKEVTQPVLMIWGKEDKVIPLKIGYKLKHDLPNAELIVYEKCGHLVMEEKPEEITKEILRFIEQPNGVSHEIL, encoded by the coding sequence ATGGCCGTAAATAAAGAGCATCCATTTGTTCCTGGATATCGGTTAAATGTAAACAATGTGGAGATTTATTACGAATACTTCGATCATGAAAACCCGGATGCAAAAGTAATTGTGCTCGTTCATGGGTTTTTATCATCTACAATCAGTTTCAGAAAATTACTTCCCTATCTTACAAAAGAATATAAAGTGATCGCTCTTGACCTGCCTGGGTTCGGTCAGAGTGAAAAATCTACAAGTTTTATCTATAAGCTTAGTAACTATGGACAATTAATCATTGATTTTTTAGACAAGCTTAACATTCAAGATGTGATATTAATCGGTCATTCTATGGGCGGTCAGATTTGCATGCATGCTGCAAGAAAAGCACCTAAACGGATTAAAAAACTTATTCTTCTTGGCTGCTGTTCCTATGTAAAACGAGCCAGCCGTTCATTGATCGCATGCTCTTATTTACCTTTGTTTACATGGGGAATGAAAAGCTGGATTCAAAAAAAAGATGTGAAACAAAACCTATTGGCAGTTTTGCATGATTCAAAATTAGTCACACAAGAAATGATTGACGGATACAGCAAACCAATAAGTGAAGCAGCTTTTATCAATTGTTTAATCAGACTTTTAAGACATCGCGAAGGCGATATGAGTTCAGAAGAGTTAAAAGAGGTAACTCAGCCAGTATTGATGATCTGGGGTAAGGAGGACAAAGTTATTCCTTTGAAGATCGGCTATAAGCTTAAACACGATCTCCCAAACGCAGAACTGATTGTCTATGAAAAATGCGGCCATCTTGTCATGGAAGAAAAACCAGAAGAGATCACAAAAGAAATTCTTCGTTTTATCGAACAGCCAAATGGGGTCAGCCATGAGATTCTTTAA
- a CDS encoding spore germination protein has protein sequence MRFFKTGKSIKSNPIAEKKENKQLDNNILWQETGISDWESGYIESLISQERFNKEVLRFLQDHKKLSSKEMYEQLPFGNKHWNENPDKKTINAMILQGCVALKKRSSTGMIFVHLMKEQTVRAINVPEVEFSVVGPKEAFNEDLETNLVLIQKGLMRVIQK, from the coding sequence ATGAGATTCTTTAAAACAGGAAAGTCAATAAAATCCAACCCCATTGCAGAAAAAAAAGAAAATAAACAGTTAGATAATAATATCCTTTGGCAAGAAACTGGTATTTCGGATTGGGAATCTGGTTATATCGAGTCTTTGATCTCACAAGAACGCTTTAATAAAGAGGTGCTTCGTTTCTTACAAGACCATAAGAAGCTTTCGAGCAAAGAAATGTATGAGCAGCTTCCATTTGGAAATAAACATTGGAATGAAAACCCTGATAAAAAAACGATTAATGCCATGATTCTGCAGGGATGTGTTGCACTAAAGAAACGTTCATCTACAGGGATGATTTTCGTTCACCTAATGAAGGAACAAACTGTCAGAGCCATAAATGTACCTGAAGTAGAATTTAGTGTAGTCGGTCCAAAAGAAGCTTTTAATGAGGATCTAGAAACAAACTTGGTATTGATTCAAAAAGGGTTAATGCGGGTGATCCAAAAGTAG
- a CDS encoding Ger(x)C family spore germination C-terminal domain-containing protein: MKNELEHKARELTRKFQELNIDPLGVGEHVRSQTRGFNSKKWLDQYQDTDIQVVYNLKISESGISQ, from the coding sequence ATAAAAAACGAACTCGAACATAAAGCTCGAGAGTTAACCCGTAAATTTCAAGAATTAAATATAGATCCACTCGGTGTTGGTGAACATGTGCGTTCACAAACAAGGGGATTCAATTCTAAAAAGTGGCTTGATCAATACCAAGATACGGATATTCAGGTTGTGTATAATCTTAAAATTTCAGAATCCGGGATATCTCAATAA
- a CDS encoding conserved virulence factor C family protein — MKITGIEPTPSPNSMKINLDETLPGTERHNYTKDNAQNAPEFIQEVFRVEGVKSIYHVADFMALDRNPRSKWEDILAGVRKVFGQEEESAAEQNEDKDEEITEITVLIQMFRGLPMQIKLKTEKEEKRVGLPERFAKAALKAQDSSDNLVMERKWEEQGVRYGTFEQVGNEVAEELSAVYPQERLDQLVEQAYSSNGEKEIEEENVSTSEVAEQLRDSDWQTRYAALERMNPTLDDVMILKQALKDEKPSIRRLAVVYLGMIEDEAVLPLLYLALQDKNVSVRRTAGDALSDLGNPKAIPVMCDALSDKNKLVRWRAARFLFEVGDETAVPALKAAQDDPEFEVALQVKIALERIQSGEEAAGTVWQQMTKSREQ; from the coding sequence TTGAAGATCACAGGAATTGAACCAACTCCGAGCCCGAACTCCATGAAAATAAATTTAGATGAGACATTGCCAGGAACAGAGCGCCACAATTATACAAAAGACAATGCTCAGAACGCACCGGAGTTTATTCAGGAGGTATTTAGAGTAGAAGGGGTAAAGAGCATCTATCATGTTGCCGACTTTATGGCTCTGGACCGGAATCCCCGTTCGAAATGGGAAGATATTTTAGCGGGAGTACGAAAAGTATTTGGACAAGAAGAAGAATCTGCAGCTGAACAAAATGAGGACAAGGATGAAGAAATTACTGAAATTACAGTTCTTATTCAAATGTTCCGCGGCTTGCCGATGCAGATTAAGCTTAAAACGGAAAAAGAAGAAAAACGTGTTGGACTGCCGGAACGTTTTGCAAAAGCAGCACTTAAAGCGCAGGATTCTTCAGACAACCTTGTAATGGAGCGTAAATGGGAAGAACAAGGTGTTCGTTATGGAACATTTGAGCAAGTAGGAAATGAAGTAGCAGAAGAATTGTCAGCTGTTTATCCTCAAGAACGTCTTGATCAGTTAGTGGAACAGGCGTATAGCTCGAATGGCGAAAAAGAAATTGAGGAAGAGAACGTATCAACTTCGGAAGTAGCTGAGCAGCTCCGTGACAGCGATTGGCAAACTCGGTATGCGGCACTCGAAAGAATGAATCCGACACTTGATGATGTAATGATATTGAAACAAGCTTTAAAGGATGAAAAGCCATCCATCAGACGTCTAGCAGTTGTCTATTTAGGAATGATTGAAGATGAAGCTGTTCTCCCATTATTGTATCTTGCCTTGCAGGACAAAAATGTGTCTGTAAGACGTACAGCAGGTGATGCCTTGTCAGACCTGGGCAATCCAAAGGCCATTCCAGTAATGTGTGATGCACTCTCTGATAAAAACAAATTAGTAAGATGGCGTGCAGCACGTTTTCTTTTTGAAGTTGGTGATGAAACAGCAGTTCCGGCATTAAAAGCTGCCCAAGATGACCCGGAATTTGAAGTAGCTTTACAAGTTAAAATAGCTTTAGAGCGTATTCAAAGCGGTGAGGAAGCAGCAGGAACGGTTTGGCAGCAGATGACAAAGAGCCGTGAACAATAA